From Melanotaenia boesemani isolate fMelBoe1 chromosome 12, fMelBoe1.pri, whole genome shotgun sequence, a single genomic window includes:
- the LOC121650098 gene encoding signal transducer and activator of transcription 1-like yields the protein MAQWQELLRLDSVLQDRVRQLYEGQLPREIRHWLADWIENQDWGSAAVDENKASSCFHALLGHLEELWNRSVQENNILQGPDFLGMKHYLVEHFQDKPVNLAILVSECLKEEKKILTSANPAEFCSNPGMQQKRRKLDNNVAELKMEILEVKKEIKTLESLNEKLDFIQMTWQNRVENNIGLARSQAVVEEECLKQANLITQTKQIVLQQIVNISNKAAQMVATLTDVELPEWKRQQQLACIGSPEDLSLDHLQKWFTTAAEVLLGVREQLLKLQEQNNKYSSADSSSPTASIAEIEKFALSLITKLLTNALVVEKQPVMHNFPYRPLILKTRGRFTMTVRFLANLSDFKFLLKVKPVFDKDVEEASTVKGFRLFDFTKVDSKVLDEDVAGGGLIAEFGHMSLKETSPRNKGSCESRLGVTEELHTISFVTLLQHAGQRFNIETTSLPVVVISSTNQVPSAWASIMWWNLVSSGTPMNLLLFANPPLLTWQQLAPVLSWQFLSVGQRELDEDQLSMLRDKLVDDADGLVHWCMFKDEGAWIWIDAILDLIRKHLADLWRDGSIMGFVSRQRTKFLLQSKPAGTFLIRFSESNKDGAITFSWVDHSRGEASVHAVQPYTKKELLTLSLPDAINNYTLTANGKSSNPLLYLYPDIPKDTAFKQYYKVPVSTATNYIRKTIVVISVDPTPPSSPPRETSMMDVDAVLDINADLCRMMEEFDCDSFLAESDVMWPECPNAFSDPSITGGQLC from the exons GGGTTCAGCAGCTGTGGATGAAAACAAAGCCAGTTCTTGTTTCCATGCTCTCCTTGGTCATTTGGAAGAACTGTGGAACCGTTCTGTCCAGGAGAACAACATCTTGCAAGGTCCAGATTTCCTAGGGATGAAGCACTACTTGGTG GAACATTTTCAAGATAAGCCAGTCAACTTGGCCATACTTGTTTCTGAATGCctaaaggaggaaaagaaaatcctaACTTCTGCCAATCCTGCAGAG TTTTGCAGCAATCCAGGGATGCAACAAAAAAGGAGGAAGCTGGACAACAACGTTGCTGAACTGAAGATGGAAATTTTG GAAGTAAAGAAGGAAATCAAGACACTGGAGAGTCTTAATGAAAAACTTGACTTCATACAGATGACCTGGCAAAACAGAG TGGAAAATAATATCGGACTGGCCCGCTCACAGGCTGTTGTGGAAGAGGAGTGTCTTAAGCAGGCAAACTTaatcacacaaacaaagcag ATTGTGCTGCAGCAGATAGTGAACATTTCCAATAAGGCAGCGCAGATGGTGGCGACTCTGACAGATGTGGAGCTGCCTGAGTGGAAGCGCCAGCAACAGCTGGCCTGTATTGGAAGTCCAGAGGACCTCTCTCTGGATCACCTCCAGAAGTG GTTTACGACTGCTGCTGAGGTGCTACTCGGAGTGCGCGAACAGCTTCTGAAACTACAGGAGCAGAACAACAAATACAGCAGCGCTGATTCTTCCAGCCCCACTGCTTCAATTGCTGAAATTGAGAAATTTGCTCTGTCCTTGATCACAAAACTTCTCACAAA TGCGCTGGTGGTAGAGAAACAACCTGTCATGCACAATTTTCCATATCGACCTCTAATCCTTAAGACTCGCGGTCGCTTCACAATGACTGTAAG GTTTTTAGCAAACCTTTCTGATTTCAAGTTCCTGCTCAAAGTCAAGCCTGTATTCGACAA GGATGTTGAAGAAGCCAGTACAGTCAAAGG GTTTCGTCTCTTTGACTTCACGAAGGTTGACAGTAAGGTGTTGGACGAGGACGTAGCAGGTGGAGGGTTGATAGCAGAATTTGGTCACATG tcactCAAGGAAACAAGTCCAAGAAACAAAGGGTCGTGTGAG AGTCGTCTGGGAGTCACCGAAGAGCTTCACACCATCTCTTTTGTGACACTGTTGCAGCATGCTGGGCAAAGATTTAACATTGAG ACCACCTCTCTGCCTGTGGTCGTCATCTCCAGCACCAACCAGGTGCCCAGTGCCTGGGCCTCCATCATGTGGTGGAACCTGGTGTCCTCTGGCACACCAATG AACCTGCTGCTGTTTGCCAACCCTCCACTGCTCACCTGGCAGCAGCTCGCTCCGGTTCTCAGCTGGCAGTTTCTGTCTGTCGGGCAGCGAGAGCTGGACGAAGACCAGCTCTCCATGCTGAGAGACAAACTTGTGG ATGATGCTGATGGTTTGGTGCACTGGTGCATGTTCAAG GATGAAGGTGCCTGGATTTGGATTGATGCGATCCTGGATTTAATCAGAAAACATTTGGCTGATCTTTGGCGGGATGG GTCCATCATGGGTTTTGTAAGCAGGCAGAGGACAAAGTTTCTGTTGCAGAGTAAACCCGCCGGTACCTTTCTGATCCGCTTCAGTGAGAGCAACAAAGATGGAGCCATCACCTTCAGCTGGGTTGACCACTCCAGAGGGG AGGCAAGTGTGCATGCAGTGCAGCCCTACACTAAGAAAGAGCTGCTGACTTTGTCTCTGCCAGACGCCATTAACAACTACACCCTGACAGCCAATGGAAAGAGCAGCAATCCTCTGCTCTACCTTTACCCCGACATCCCCAAAGACACTGCCTTCAAACAGTACTACAAAGTCCCTG TGTCAACAGCAACGAACTACATCAGAAAGACAATAGTTGTTATTTCAGT GGATCCTACACCACCTTCATCTCCACCCAGAGAGACGTCCATGATGGATGTTGATGCCGTGCTGGACATAAAT gCAGACTTGTGCCGAATGATGGAGGAGTTTGACTGCGATTCTTTCTTAGCTGAATCTGATGTCATGTGGCCAGAGTGTCCAAACGCCTTCTCAGATCCGTCTATCACCGGAGGCCAGCTCTGCTGA